The following are encoded together in the Deltaproteobacteria bacterium genome:
- a CDS encoding site-specific DNA-methyltransferase, which yields MCPITNIADKKIPSIGIRRIKGIDLVKILNTTKNLMQNNILNTIHNVDCFEGFKIIPDNSIDLILTDPPYGLNKVGIRNDHDLSLFYSSLPESYRVLKNDSFYITFFSTKFLPDIFKNNPFQYFWNFVLYCPNGRVISPIGFTKYMSCVVFKKGNPKMVRKGKDIFLDTPGRMVEPDEGFINHPTPKPKTFIKELLALFSKENDTILDPFIGSGSTAVACKQLKRNYIGFEISKDYCELAKERLKKF from the coding sequence GTGTGTCCCATAACCAATATTGCTGATAAAAAAATACCATCAATTGGCATTAGGCGAATTAAGGGAATAGATTTGGTAAAAATTTTGAACACGACAAAAAATCTTATGCAAAATAATATTTTAAATACAATTCATAATGTTGATTGTTTTGAGGGATTTAAAATAATTCCAGACAACTCTATTGATCTTATTTTAACAGATCCGCCATATGGATTAAATAAAGTCGGGATAAGAAATGATCATGATTTAAGTTTATTTTACTCATCTTTGCCAGAAAGCTATAGAGTATTAAAAAACGATTCTTTTTATATCACTTTTTTTAGCACAAAATTTTTACCAGATATTTTTAAGAACAATCCTTTTCAGTATTTTTGGAATTTTGTATTATATTGTCCGAATGGAAGAGTGATATCGCCTATTGGTTTTACTAAATATATGTCGTGTGTTGTTTTTAAAAAAGGTAACCCCAAAATGGTTAGAAAAGGAAAAGACATTTTTTTAGATACGCCCGGTAGAATGGTTGAACCAGATGAGGGATTTATTAACCACCCTACGCCAAAACCAAAAACATTTATAAAAGAACTGCTGGCACTTTTCTCAAAAGAAAATGACACTATTCTTGATCCGTTTATAGGAAGCGGGAGTACGGCAGTGGCTTGCAAGCAATTAAAAAGAAATTATATAGGATTTGAAATTAGTAAGGATTATTGTGAGCTAGCCAAAGAAAGATTAAAAAAATTCTAA
- a CDS encoding IS30 family transposase, producing MHKQTYKHLSSEERDHIAVLRAQGFKASEIARLINRDKGTISREMRRNKSPVYDCYLPHKADERAKERKCKSGQRPRLKNKETMAYTIEKLKLGWSPELISGRWSNEHPKMSISHEAIYQFIYNKEQRKQEDLTVYLPRSHRKRLKRGYSRKHSKSHIPERISIEKRPHYIAKRRQPGHWETDTVVSRQSLAALAVLLERKSRIIHLQKIKQKSSHLFSRAIEERLKPYSSSLKRTITYDNGSENVEHLKTNKKLGTKSYFCNPYHSWEKGAVEHAVGLVRRFLPKKTDFATVSSHKIKHIESLLNNRPRKCLNYKTPYEVFSSSVALAR from the coding sequence ATGCACAAACAAACATATAAACATCTCTCCAGCGAAGAGAGAGACCATATAGCCGTTCTTCGCGCTCAAGGCTTCAAAGCAAGTGAAATAGCAAGACTCATAAACCGTGATAAAGGCACTATCTCACGAGAGATGAGGCGCAATAAATCTCCGGTCTATGATTGCTATCTGCCTCATAAGGCAGATGAACGCGCAAAAGAACGAAAGTGCAAATCCGGTCAACGACCGAGATTAAAAAACAAAGAGACTATGGCCTATACAATAGAAAAACTGAAACTTGGCTGGTCTCCTGAACTTATCTCAGGACGATGGTCTAATGAGCATCCGAAGATGTCCATTAGCCATGAGGCCATATACCAGTTTATCTATAACAAAGAACAGCGCAAACAGGAAGACTTAACGGTTTATCTGCCCCGCAGCCACAGAAAAAGGCTTAAGCGCGGATATTCCCGTAAACATAGTAAAAGCCATATACCGGAGCGTATTTCCATTGAAAAGAGGCCTCATTACATCGCAAAACGCAGACAGCCTGGTCATTGGGAGACCGATACCGTTGTGTCTCGTCAAAGCCTTGCTGCTTTAGCCGTTCTCCTGGAGCGCAAAAGCAGAATCATTCACCTTCAAAAGATCAAACAAAAGTCTTCTCATCTATTCTCTCGTGCAATTGAGGAACGGCTAAAGCCCTATTCCTCTTCTCTGAAACGGACCATAACTTACGATAACGGTTCAGAGAATGTGGAGCATCTTAAAACTAATAAAAAGCTTGGAACAAAATCCTATTTTTGCAACCCTTACCATAGTTGGGAAAAGGGGGCTGTTGAACATGCCGTTGGTCTTGTTAGACGATTCTTGCCTAAGAAAACCGATTTTGCTACAGTGAGCAGTCACAAGATAAAACACATTGAATCTTTATTAAATAATAGGCCTCGCAAGTGTCTTAATTACAAAACACCTTATGAGGTCTTTAGCTCAAGTGTTGCACTTGCTCGTTGA
- a CDS encoding type II toxin-antitoxin system HicA family toxin → MKRNDLLKYLRSQGCEFVREGGRHSWWWNPSQNKRSSVPRHTEINDNLARKICKDLGIKPVK, encoded by the coding sequence ATGAAACGCAATGACCTGCTGAAATATTTACGGTCTCAAGGATGTGAATTTGTAAGAGAAGGCGGGCGTCATTCATGGTGGTGGAATCCGAGTCAAAACAAACGTTCATCTGTGCCCCGACATACAGAAATCAACGATAACCTCGCAAGAAAAATATGCAAAGACCTTGGTATAAAACCAGTAAAGTAA
- a CDS encoding type II toxin-antitoxin system HicB family antitoxin, which produces MNTEYTAIVKQEDDWWIGWIEEIPGVNCQGHTREDLIESLRTTLKEALEFNRQDALAAVGAGYVEEKIAV; this is translated from the coding sequence ATGAATACAGAATATACTGCTATAGTAAAGCAAGAGGATGATTGGTGGATTGGCTGGATAGAGGAAATTCCAGGGGTAAACTGTCAAGGGCATACTCGTGAAGACTTAATAGAAAGCCTTCGAACCACTCTGAAAGAGGCTCTGGAATTCAACCGCCAAGATGCTCTCGCTGCGGTAGGAGCGGGGTATGTGGAAGAAAAAATTGCTGTATGA